The proteins below come from a single Gossypium raimondii isolate GPD5lz chromosome 2, ASM2569854v1, whole genome shotgun sequence genomic window:
- the LOC128034132 gene encoding uncharacterized mitochondrial protein AtMg00810-like, with protein sequence MEQPIGFVSKEFPDRVCRLKKALYGLKQAPRAWYGKAAQYLIFCGFRVSESDSSLFIKFESGAYLLVLLYVDDMIITGDNESKICNLRNDLSIRFEMKNLGEIRCFLGLEVEKSDQGYFFSQKGYARNLLERFDIGESKEKVTPMEPNLKLKKDDGRALEDVRKFRQLVGSLIYLTITRPEISYSVSVVSQFMQNPTTIHMDVAKRILHYVKGTIGYGLLYKRCDSFMLSGFTDADWAGDTNDRHSTSGYCFSIGSAMVSWCSKKQRVVALSSTETEYVAATMAAQECIWLKRLIGDICKVDYVVRIKCHNESAIKLALNPIFHARTKHIEVRHHFVRGKVLSEEIELVNIRTNDQVADIFTKALVKPKFQQFRDALGVPDQEEGEGDEREDDDGRKEAKMREMRIMCRWWDKGERESPVQAGRICGDGEGNE encoded by the exons ATGGAGCAACCTATTGGCTTTGTCTCTAAGGAATTTCCCGATCGTGTTTGCCGTTTGAAGAAAGCGTTATATGGCCTTAAGCAAGCGCCACGAGCATGGTATGGTAAAGCTGCTCAATATCTCATTTTTTGTGGCTTTAGAGTTTCTGAATCAGATTctagtttatttataaaatttgaatcagGTGCATATCTCTTGGTAttattatatgttgatgatatgataatAACTGGAGATAATGAAtcaaaaatttgtaatttgagGAATGACTTGTCTATTCGTTTTGAGATGAAAAATTTGGGGGAGATTAGATGTTTTCTTGGTCTAGAAGTGGAAAAATCAGATCAAGGTtactttttttctcaaaaaggCTATGCAAGGAATCTCTTGGAGCGTTTCGATATAGGGGAGTCGAAAGAAAAAGTTACTCCGATGGAGCCGAATTTGAAGTTGAAGAAAGATGATGGGAGAGCGTTGGAAGATGTAAGAAAGTTCCGACAACTTGTTGGAAGCTTAATCTATTTGACCATTACAAGGCCTGAAATTTCATACTCTGTTAGTGTTGTTTCTCAATTTATGCAGAATCCAACAACTATTCATATGGATGTAGCAAAGAGGATTTTGCATTATGTTAAAGGAACTATTGGTTATGGTCTTCTATACAAGAGATGTGATAGCTTTATGTTGAGTGGATTTACTGATGCCGATTGGGCTGGAGATACAAACGATCGTCACTCGACTTCAGGATATTGTTTTAGCATCGGTTCAGCAATGGTTTCTTGGTGTAGCAAAAAGCAACGTGTTGTTGCTTTGTCGAGTACCGAAACCGAGTATGTGGCAGCAACTATGGCTGCACAAGAGTGCATTTGGTTGAAGAGGTTGATTGGAGACATATGCAAAGTTGATTATGTTGTAAGAATTAAGTGTCATAATGAAAGTGCTATTAAGCTTGCATTGAACCCGATTTTTCATGCTCGAACGAAGCACATCGAGGTTCGACATCATTTTGTTCGAGGAAAGGTTCTAAGTGAAGAGATTGAGCTTGTAAACATTCGCACCAACGATCAAGTGGCTGATATTTTCACTAAGGCTTTGGTGAAGCCTAAGTTTCAGCAATTTAGAGATGCTCTTGGAGTTCCTGATC AAGAAGAGGGCGAGGGTGACGAAAGAGAGGATGACGACGGGCGCAAGGAGGCGAAGATGAGGGAGATGAGGATAATGTGTCGGTGGTGGGACAAGGGTGAGAGAGAGAGTCCGGTACAAGCAGGGAGGATATGTGGCGATGGAGAAGGAAATGAATGA
- the LOC105788555 gene encoding uncharacterized protein LOC105788555, whose protein sequence is MEGRGGCCIARYASSGHGVYDMSKVHRIMLRFRPIAPKPATGGSVSPQGSSEVCSKPGRGKRRLSKESNTVSNTKRCNKKRRVLNEEKRVTLPLLPETPDCKEESILKQQKDGVVQKMMPFWLSFGEAGDKKEDFLGGGGGGGVRSADQEVFMGGQTVRVGSCVTVECVTETWVSGDGLGSTDEEKKVNLGRDTCPGFISDGLGRVTWTNEAYKEMVGGETLVWLVMKERMPMTTTYPAFTCKVRVQYTCGKERSSLTLPCDVWRMDGGGFAWRLDINAALCLGR, encoded by the coding sequence atggaaggCAGAGGAGGGTGTTGCATAGCGAGATATGCATCTTCTGGCCATGGGGTCTATGATATGTCGAAAGTGCACCGGATAATGCTCCGGTTCCGACCGATCGCTCCGAAACCGGCAACGGGTGGATCGGTTTCCCCACAGGGAAGTAGTGAGGTTTGTTCTAAGCCGGGGAGAGGAAAAAGAAGACTCTCTAAAGAAAGTAACACTGTGAGTAATACAAAGAGGTGCAACAAgaaaagaagggttttgaacGAAGAGAAGAGGGTTACTTTGCCACTTCTACCTGAAACCCCTGACTGCAAAGAAGAGTCTATTCTGAAGCAGCAAAAGGATGGAGTAGTCCAAAAGATGATGCCGTTTTGGTTAAGCTTCGGTGAAGCTGGTGATAAAAAGGAGGATTTTCtcggtggtggtggtggtggtggtgtaCGGTCAGCAGATCAGGAGGTGTTTATGGGAGGGCAGACGGTGAGAGTGGGGTCGTGCGTGACGGTGGAATGCGTTACAGAGACATGGGTGAGTGGGGATGGGCTAGGGAGTACAGACGAGGAAAAGAAGGTGAATCTCGGGAGGGACACGTGTCCGGGGTTTATATCGGATGGGTTGGGGAGGGTAACGTGGACAAACGAGGCGTATAAGGAAATGGTTGGAGGGGAAACGTTGGTGTGGTTGGTGATGAAGGAAAGGATGCCGATGACGACAACGTACCCGGCGTTTACATGCAAGGTAAGGGTGCAATACACGTGCGGGAAGGAGCGGAGTTCCTTGACGCTGCCTTGCGACGTTTGGCGCATGGACGGCGGTGGATTTGCATGGAGGCTCGATATCAACGCCGCTCTTTGCTTGGGCCggtga